The following coding sequences are from one Streptomyces sp. NBC_01485 window:
- a CDS encoding DUF1206 domain-containing protein, whose translation MDTSAAARDGRAEAERAARGSVTKGAAKAGLTARGVIYLLVGVLALQIAFGDGRRQADRRGALGEIAERPFGAVLLWALGIGLAGMALWRLSEAVFGGAGTDGRGARKRLAAVARCVFYSFVAYSVLAFAAGSGDGGGSSDEQSRDVTARVLGLPGGQWIVGAAGVGIVGAGVWIGARAVLRSYRENLRLGETSPRVRRLVDVTGVGGGAARGLVFATAGAFAVRAAVDYRPNKAKGLDDTLRSFAETPAGPGLLACVAAGLVLFGLFSFAMARWRKV comes from the coding sequence GTGGACACGAGCGCCGCGGCGCGCGACGGCCGGGCCGAGGCGGAGCGGGCGGCGCGCGGGTCGGTGACGAAGGGCGCCGCCAAGGCCGGGCTCACCGCCCGCGGCGTGATCTATCTGCTGGTCGGTGTGCTGGCCCTGCAGATCGCCTTCGGCGACGGCCGGCGGCAGGCCGACCGCCGGGGCGCGCTCGGCGAGATCGCGGAGCGCCCCTTCGGCGCCGTACTGCTGTGGGCGCTGGGCATCGGGCTGGCCGGGATGGCCCTGTGGCGGCTGTCCGAAGCAGTCTTCGGCGGGGCCGGAACCGACGGGCGCGGCGCCCGGAAGCGGCTGGCGGCCGTCGCCCGGTGCGTCTTCTACTCCTTCGTCGCCTATTCCGTCCTCGCCTTCGCCGCGGGATCGGGCGACGGCGGCGGTTCGAGCGACGAGCAGTCCCGGGACGTCACCGCCCGGGTGCTCGGCCTTCCCGGGGGCCAGTGGATCGTGGGCGCGGCCGGCGTCGGGATCGTCGGCGCGGGCGTGTGGATCGGCGCCCGCGCCGTCCTGCGGAGCTACCGCGAGAACCTGCGGCTGGGGGAGACGTCCCCGCGCGTGCGCCGCCTGGTGGACGTCACCGGCGTGGGCGGTGGCGCGGCCCGCGGCCTGGTGTTCGCCACCGCCGGGGCCTTCGCCGTACGGGCCGCCGTCGACTACCGGCCGAACAAGGCGAAGGGGCTGGACGACACCCTGCGCTCGTTCGCCGAAACGCCCGCCGGACCGGGCCTGCTCGCCTGCGTCGCCGCCGGGCTCGTGCTCTTCGGACTGTTCTCGTTCGCGATGGCACGCTGGCGCAAGGTCTGA
- a CDS encoding SigB/SigF/SigG family RNA polymerase sigma factor, with product MPIDMSTSHPAASAASAPAAASAPTTAQLRRTHADAPDTTSRFARLVTLEAGPERDAVRDEIVTAWLPMAHRIAGRFRDRGEAVEDLRQVAALGLVKAVDRFDPERGAFESYAVPTVTGEIKRHFRDRMWALRVPRRVQDLRNKVRVARRELTQNPGAAEPSVADVAAHTGLTEDEVNAGLEALESFSTLSLDAELPAGDDGYSLADTLGGPDSSFDIVVDRESAKEGLRRLPERERTILYMRFFEDMTQSKIADRLGISQMHVSRLINRSCERVRRQALG from the coding sequence ATGCCTATCGACATGTCGACAAGCCATCCCGCCGCATCCGCCGCATCAGCGCCCGCCGCCGCATCCGCCCCCACCACCGCGCAGCTCCGCCGCACCCACGCCGACGCCCCCGACACCACGAGCCGGTTCGCCCGCCTCGTCACCCTGGAGGCGGGGCCCGAGCGGGACGCCGTGCGCGACGAGATCGTCACCGCCTGGCTGCCCATGGCCCACCGGATCGCCGGCCGCTTCCGCGACCGCGGTGAGGCGGTCGAGGACCTGCGGCAGGTGGCGGCCCTCGGACTGGTGAAGGCCGTCGACCGCTTCGACCCCGAGCGCGGGGCCTTCGAGAGCTACGCCGTGCCCACCGTCACCGGCGAGATCAAGCGGCACTTCCGGGACCGGATGTGGGCGCTGCGGGTGCCCCGCCGGGTGCAGGACCTGCGCAACAAGGTGCGCGTCGCCCGCCGCGAACTCACCCAGAACCCGGGTGCGGCCGAGCCCTCGGTCGCCGACGTCGCCGCCCACACCGGGCTCACCGAGGACGAGGTGAACGCCGGCCTGGAGGCCCTGGAGAGCTTCAGCACCCTCTCGCTGGACGCCGAACTCCCGGCCGGCGACGACGGCTACAGCCTCGCCGACACCCTCGGCGGCCCCGACTCCTCCTTCGACATCGTGGTCGACCGCGAGTCGGCGAAGGAAGGCCTGCGCCGGCTGCCGGAACGCGAGCGCACCATCCTCTACATGCGCTTCTTCGAGGACATGACACAGAGCAAGATCGCAGACCGCCTGGGCATCTCCCAGATGCACGTCTCCCGGCTCATCAACCGCAGTTGCGAACGCGTGCGCCGGCAAGCGCTGGGCTGA
- a CDS encoding ATP-binding protein, whose translation MPAKDSTDHVDVPDGAFRRGGGEQCRPADVRCAVRRAVTGRCGATGRPYDEEALSDALLVASELTTNAILHGGGITGFDVDVDGRAVRVSVSDRSDRLPVSTGPVDDEGRWRTGGRGWPIVCRLARDVRVAELPSGGKRITVLVPVF comes from the coding sequence ATGCCTGCGAAGGACTCGACCGACCACGTGGACGTGCCGGACGGCGCGTTCCGGCGCGGGGGAGGCGAGCAGTGCCGACCGGCCGACGTCCGCTGCGCCGTGCGCCGCGCGGTGACCGGGCGGTGCGGGGCCACCGGCCGCCCGTACGACGAGGAGGCCCTCTCGGACGCGCTGCTCGTCGCCTCGGAACTCACGACCAACGCCATCCTGCACGGCGGTGGCATCACCGGATTCGACGTCGACGTGGACGGGCGGGCCGTGCGCGTCTCCGTCAGCGACCGCAGCGACCGGCTGCCGGTCAGCACCGGCCCGGTCGACGACGAGGGGCGATGGCGTACCGGGGGCCGCGGCTGGCCGATCGTCTGCCGGCTGGCCCGCGACGTCCGGGTGGCCGAGCTGCCCTCCGGCGGCAAGCGCATCACCGTCCTCGTCCCCGTGTTCTGA
- a CDS encoding cyclic nucleotide-binding domain-containing protein produces the protein MTRATRLLTALPPPQRQRLMGLAREVSFAEDARIFEAGGTADRFWVVRSGAVSLVQQVTSVRRVTVASLGAGDLLGWSWLFPPYRWDFGAEAFSPVRAYEFQAQPVQKLCEEDPALGMSLVRIVAEILAHRLEMTRGRLMEQYGTHRRGVL, from the coding sequence ATGACCAGAGCGACCAGACTGCTGACCGCCCTCCCCCCGCCCCAGCGCCAGCGCCTGATGGGGCTCGCCCGCGAGGTCTCCTTCGCCGAGGACGCCCGGATCTTCGAGGCGGGCGGCACGGCCGACCGTTTCTGGGTCGTCCGCTCCGGCGCGGTCTCGCTCGTGCAGCAGGTGACGTCCGTGCGCCGGGTCACCGTCGCGAGCCTCGGCGCCGGCGACCTGCTGGGCTGGTCGTGGCTGTTCCCGCCGTACCGGTGGGACTTCGGCGCGGAGGCCTTCAGTCCCGTACGCGCCTACGAGTTCCAGGCGCAGCCCGTGCAGAAGCTGTGCGAGGAGGATCCGGCGCTCGGGATGTCGCTGGTGCGGATCGTGGCCGAGATCCTGGCCCACCGGCTGGAGATGACCCGCGGCCGGCTGATGGAGCAGTACGGGACGCACCGGCGCGGGGTGCTGTAG
- a CDS encoding ANTAR domain-containing protein, whose amino-acid sequence MTTAASGTTDEDPERAEPVRNEAERTGPERTELERLRAEVRDLRARSRARPLISQAQGMLQERYALPDADGAFTLMRQVSQRFNIKMRTLAGVLVTTPRPDGRTVLWFPRRVRRPEPALGFLPDHPAGGRGHGHSRGAVLGAVLGRTLAVVDTDMGNVQTVDRVRGGLRIERHTGLTDDFVDFFERVGETGTSCAKAARDLAQVTVRDVASDPVFSEPARAAVLAAGSRACHSVPLTSAAGLCVGMVSAHVEHPLRELRPSELKTLDALGAQAGRWLAWHERTVLLDALEYLHALGRARGTRPAGA is encoded by the coding sequence ATGACCACGGCCGCATCCGGAACGACGGACGAGGATCCGGAACGTGCCGAACCGGTACGCAACGAAGCGGAGCGCACCGGACCGGAGCGCACCGAGCTGGAGCGGTTGCGCGCCGAGGTGCGTGACCTGCGCGCCCGGTCCCGCGCCCGCCCGCTGATCTCCCAGGCGCAGGGCATGCTCCAGGAGCGCTACGCCCTGCCCGACGCCGACGGCGCGTTCACGCTCATGCGGCAGGTCTCGCAGCGCTTCAACATCAAGATGCGCACCCTGGCCGGCGTCCTGGTCACGACCCCGCGCCCGGACGGGCGGACCGTGCTGTGGTTCCCCCGCCGGGTCCGCAGACCGGAGCCCGCCCTCGGCTTCCTGCCGGACCACCCGGCGGGCGGCCGAGGCCACGGCCACAGCCGGGGCGCGGTGCTCGGCGCCGTGCTGGGCCGCACGCTCGCCGTGGTCGACACCGACATGGGCAACGTGCAGACGGTCGACCGGGTGCGCGGCGGCCTGCGCATCGAACGGCACACCGGCCTCACGGACGACTTCGTCGACTTCTTCGAGCGCGTCGGCGAGACGGGCACGTCCTGCGCGAAGGCCGCCCGAGACCTCGCGCAGGTCACCGTACGGGACGTGGCGAGCGACCCGGTGTTCAGCGAGCCGGCCCGCGCGGCCGTCCTCGCCGCCGGCAGCAGGGCCTGCCACAGCGTGCCCCTGACCTCGGCGGCCGGCCTGTGCGTCGGCATGGTCTCCGCCCACGTCGAACACCCCCTGCGCGAGCTGCGCCCGTCCGAGCTGAAGACACTGGACGCCCTCGGCGCCCAGGCCGGCCGCTGGCTCGCCTGGCACGAACGCACGGTGCTCCTCGACGCCCTGGAATACCTCCACGCCCTCGGCCGCGCCCGGGGCACCCGACCGGCGGGAGCGTGA
- a CDS encoding MFS transporter, producing MDASDSSTAPTADDEADPSPQDRPRRGWRRWAMDTRPLRRPAYRRLWSSTIVTAVGSQLTAVAVPKQIYDITGSSAWVGYASLAGLVPMVVFALWGGAVADTVDRRKLLLITNGGIAVTSVLFWLQAVSGLDSVAVLMVLLAVQQAFFGLNSPARNASIARLVPADELAAAGALGSTVMQTGLVAGPLLAGALIPVIGLPELYLLDAVALCATLWAVFRLPALPPPASTTARRAGVREIVAGFRYISRHKVLLLSFLADVIAMVFGMPRALFPQLAAETYAPYGEGLALGLLFAAIPVGAVLGGLFSGTFSRARRHGWMVIGAVVAWGAAITGFGLSGSLWLAVVFLAVAGLADMVSMVFRGAILLSAATDEMRGRMQGVFTVVVVGGPRLADVLHGTAGAAFGPRAAVAGGGLLVVATMLGLAVAVPALRRYRI from the coding sequence GTGGACGCGAGCGACAGCAGTACCGCACCCACGGCAGACGACGAGGCCGACCCGAGCCCGCAGGACCGGCCCCGGCGCGGCTGGCGCCGCTGGGCGATGGACACCCGCCCACTGCGCCGGCCGGCCTACCGGCGGCTGTGGTCCTCGACCATCGTCACCGCCGTGGGCAGCCAGCTCACCGCCGTCGCCGTGCCCAAGCAGATCTACGACATCACCGGCTCCTCCGCCTGGGTCGGCTACGCCAGCCTCGCCGGACTCGTGCCGATGGTGGTGTTCGCGCTGTGGGGCGGCGCGGTCGCCGACACCGTCGACCGGCGCAAGCTGCTGCTGATCACCAACGGCGGTATCGCCGTCACCTCGGTGCTGTTCTGGCTCCAGGCGGTCTCGGGACTCGACTCGGTGGCCGTGCTCATGGTGCTGCTCGCCGTCCAGCAGGCGTTCTTCGGCCTCAACTCGCCCGCCCGCAACGCCTCCATCGCCCGGCTGGTCCCCGCCGACGAACTCGCCGCCGCGGGCGCCCTCGGCTCGACGGTCATGCAGACCGGCCTGGTCGCGGGCCCGCTGCTGGCGGGCGCCCTGATCCCCGTCATCGGCCTGCCCGAGCTGTACCTGCTCGACGCCGTCGCGCTGTGCGCGACGCTGTGGGCCGTGTTCCGGCTGCCGGCGCTGCCCCCGCCGGCGAGCACGACCGCCCGGCGCGCCGGGGTGCGCGAGATCGTGGCGGGGTTCCGCTACATATCCCGGCACAAGGTCCTGTTGCTGTCCTTCCTCGCCGACGTCATCGCCATGGTCTTCGGCATGCCCCGCGCCCTGTTCCCGCAGCTCGCCGCCGAGACGTACGCCCCCTACGGCGAAGGGCTCGCCCTCGGCCTGCTGTTCGCGGCGATCCCCGTCGGCGCGGTGCTGGGCGGACTGTTCTCCGGGACGTTCTCCCGGGCACGCCGGCACGGCTGGATGGTGATCGGCGCGGTCGTCGCCTGGGGCGCGGCCATCACCGGGTTCGGGCTCAGCGGCAGTCTGTGGCTCGCCGTGGTGTTCCTGGCCGTCGCCGGCCTCGCCGACATGGTGTCGATGGTCTTCCGGGGAGCGATCCTCCTCTCCGCCGCCACCGACGAGATGCGCGGCCGGATGCAGGGCGTCTTCACGGTCGTCGTCGTGGGCGGCCCGCGCCTCGCCGACGTCCTGCACGGCACGGCGGGCGCCGCCTTCGGACCCCGCGCGGCCGTCGCGGGCGGCGGCCTGCTGGTCGTCGCGACGATGCTGGGCCTGGCGGTCGCGGTGCCCGCACTGCGCCGCTACCGCATCTGA